One Coriobacteriia bacterium genomic region harbors:
- the hisZ gene encoding ATP phosphoribosyltransferase regulatory subunit → MLPAEAEEREVVSRRIADVFSAWGFGLVETPVVEDLAALEAAAGSLQGTAFRLIDLDGRLLALRPDMTVPIARLSASRLADQPGPHRFRYAAEVFREQESLRGQARQFTQAGIELVGEGGAAADAEVVAVLVEALEAARIPEFTVAVGTVAVLHALLAAADGGPDWSRAVLAAAHERDLVALDRLAREATSPQVVSALSTVPRLRGGREAIEACRNATTGLGCESVLNELAATWDLLDAAGVTRRVVIDFSVMRSFDYYTGLVVEAYARGVGLPLGGGGRYDGVLAAYGAPTPAAGFALGLERIMIALVEQGQRVDVRGLDALVGGDPALALPTARKLRRLGKRVALSAALGEELVAEAIRFGAREAMLAQPGGRFCTLDAAGKPILRFEEEGGR, encoded by the coding sequence GTGCTACCAGCCGAAGCCGAAGAGCGCGAAGTTGTATCGCGCCGCATAGCCGATGTGTTCTCGGCATGGGGCTTCGGGCTGGTGGAGACGCCGGTGGTCGAGGACCTCGCGGCGCTCGAAGCCGCTGCCGGTTCGCTCCAAGGCACGGCGTTCCGGCTGATCGACCTCGATGGGCGGCTGCTCGCGCTGCGTCCCGACATGACGGTGCCGATCGCGCGCCTGTCGGCTTCGCGGCTGGCCGACCAGCCGGGTCCGCACCGCTTCCGCTATGCCGCCGAGGTCTTCCGCGAGCAAGAGTCGCTCCGCGGCCAAGCTCGGCAGTTCACGCAGGCAGGCATTGAGCTCGTGGGCGAGGGCGGCGCTGCCGCCGACGCCGAGGTCGTCGCGGTGCTGGTCGAGGCGCTTGAAGCCGCGCGCATCCCGGAATTCACGGTCGCCGTGGGCACCGTCGCGGTCCTGCACGCGCTTCTAGCCGCAGCCGATGGCGGGCCGGACTGGAGTCGCGCTGTGCTTGCGGCGGCGCACGAACGCGACCTCGTCGCTCTCGATCGTCTTGCGCGCGAAGCGACGTCCCCGCAGGTGGTCTCGGCGCTGTCGACGGTTCCTCGCCTGCGTGGTGGACGCGAGGCGATCGAGGCGTGCAGGAACGCGACTACGGGACTGGGCTGCGAAAGCGTTCTCAACGAGCTTGCCGCGACGTGGGACCTTCTCGATGCGGCCGGCGTGACGAGGCGTGTGGTCATCGACTTCTCGGTGATGCGTTCTTTCGACTACTACACCGGGCTTGTCGTGGAGGCATACGCGCGCGGTGTCGGGCTTCCGCTCGGTGGGGGCGGCCGCTACGACGGCGTGCTGGCAGCATACGGCGCGCCCACTCCGGCGGCCGGATTCGCGCTGGGACTTGAGCGCATCATGATCGCGCTCGTGGAGCAGGGCCAGCGCGTGGACGTGCGTGGGCTCGACGCGCTCGTGGGAGGCGACCCCGCGCTGGCGCTTCCGACGGCGCGCAAGCTGCGTCGGTTGGGGAAGCGGGTCGCGCTTTCGGCGGCTCTCGGCGAAGAACTGGTTGCGGAGGCGATACGCTTCGGCGCGCGCGAAGCGATGCTGGCGCAGCCGGGCGGCAGATTCTGCACGCTGGATGCGGCGGGCAAGCCGATTCTGCGCTTTGAGGAAGAAGGGGGGCGCTAA
- a CDS encoding ATP phosphoribosyltransferase, with the protein MRRASRFCALRKKGGAKMANGCDICAMRPLRIAVPKGALFAESVAALAAAGLDTAGLAEPGRSLIVRTPDAEYVIARPTDIPVYIAYGGADCAIAGKDVLVEAGLDAVELVDLGFGGCRFIVAEPEDAAATVAERVRHLGVVRVATKYPNITQAYFDAQGVQVEIVKLHGNIELAPLIGLADQIVDITATGTTLRENRLRIVGEVLESTARFVGNPAAVRTDPRVYVLADALASALEGRAQS; encoded by the coding sequence ATGCGGCGGGCAAGCCGATTCTGCGCTTTGAGGAAGAAGGGGGGCGCTAAGATGGCAAACGGATGCGACATATGTGCGATGCGTCCCTTACGCATCGCGGTCCCCAAGGGCGCGCTATTCGCCGAAAGCGTGGCGGCGCTCGCTGCCGCGGGGCTGGACACGGCCGGGCTTGCCGAGCCGGGCCGCTCTCTCATCGTGCGCACGCCCGACGCCGAGTACGTGATCGCGCGCCCCACGGACATTCCCGTCTACATCGCCTACGGCGGTGCCGATTGCGCGATCGCCGGCAAGGACGTGCTCGTTGAGGCCGGCCTCGACGCAGTCGAGCTCGTCGACCTCGGTTTCGGAGGCTGCCGCTTCATCGTCGCCGAGCCCGAGGACGCAGCCGCAACCGTTGCCGAGCGGGTGCGCCACCTCGGCGTAGTGCGCGTAGCCACCAAGTATCCCAACATCACGCAGGCGTACTTCGACGCCCAGGGCGTGCAGGTCGAGATCGTGAAGCTGCACGGCAACATCGAGCTCGCGCCGCTCATCGGCCTTGCCGATCAGATCGTCGACATCACCGCGACCGGAACCACGTTGCGCGAGAACCGGTTGCGCATCGTGGGCGAGGTACTCGAGTCCACGGCGCGCTTCGTGGGCAATCCGGCGGCGGTTCGTACGGATCCGCGCGTGTACGTTCTCGCGGATGCGCTTGCGTCCGCTCTCGAAGGAAGGGCCCAGTCATGA